A part of Rhinolophus ferrumequinum isolate MPI-CBG mRhiFer1 chromosome 11, mRhiFer1_v1.p, whole genome shotgun sequence genomic DNA contains:
- the FAM181B gene encoding protein FAM181B, giving the protein MAVQAALLSTHPFVPFGFGGSPDGLGGAFGALDKGCCFEDDETGTPAAALLAGTEGGDVREATRDLLSFIDSASSNIKLALDKPGKSKRKVNHRKYLQKQIKRCSGLMGAATPGPPSPGAADTPAKRALTAPSAQTVAIPAHGKAAPRREASQAAAAASLQSRSLAALFDSLRHVPGGAEPAGGSVAAPASRLCGAGAGGAGGDATGPAGGSAVPGSRKVPLRARNLPPSFFTEPSRAGSGGCGPSGPGMSLGDLEKGAETVEFFELLGPDYGAGTEAGVLLAAEPLDVFPTGASVLRGPPELEPGLFEPPPAMVGSLLYPEPWSAPGCPPTKKQSLTAPRGSSTLNEPLRPLYPATADSPSGEDAPGLLASFASFFSDCALPPPPPPHQVSYDYSSGYGRAAYSSLWRPDGAWEGAPGEEGAHRD; this is encoded by the coding sequence ATGGCGGTGCAGGCGGCGCTCCTCAGCACACACCCGTTCGTCCCCTTCGGCTTTGGGGGCTCCCCAGACGGGCTGGGGGGCGCCTTCGGAGCCCTGGACAAGGGCTGCTGTTTCGAAGACGACGAGACCGGGACGCCGGCGGCCGCGCTGCTGGCGGGCACCGAGGGCGGCGACGTGCGCGAAGCCACCCGCGACCTGCTCAGCTTCATCGACTCGGCGTCCAGCAACATCAAGCTAGCGCTGGACAAGCCGGGCAAGTCGAAGCGGAAGGTGAACCACCGCAAGTACCTGCAGAAGCAGATCAAGCGATGCAGCGGCCTCATGGGCGCCGCGACCCCGGGACCGCCCTCCCCAGGCGCCGCCGACACGCCTGCTAAGCGGGCGCTCACCGCCCCCAGCGCTCAGACGGTCGCGATCCCGGCGCACGGGAAGGCGGCCCCTCGGCGAGAAGCGTCGCAGGCCGCAGCGGCCGCCAGCTTGCAAAGCAGAAGCCTGGCCGCGCTCTTCGACTCGCTTCGCCACGTTCCCGGAGGCGCCGAGCCGGCGGGGGGTTCGGTGGCGGCGCCGGCGTCCAGGCTCTGCGGAGCGGGAGCTGGGGGCGCAGGAGGGGACGCGACTGGCCCTGCAGGGGGCTCGGCGGTCCCTGGCTCCAGGAAGGTTCCGCTGCGGGCCCGCAACCTGCCCCCGTCCTTCTTCACTGAGCCGTCCCGGGCGGGCAGCGGCGGCTGCGGCCCGTCGGGTCCCGGCATGAGCTTGGGCGACCTGGAAAAGGGCGCCGAGACCGTAGAGTTCTTCGAGCTGCTGGGGCCCGACTACGGCGCCGGCACAGAGGCGGGCGTCTTGCTCGCCGCGGAGCCTCTCGATGTGTTCCCCACCGGAGCCTCAGTCCTGCGGGGACCCCCAGAGCTGGAGCCCGGCCTCTTTGAGCCGCCGCCGGCAATGGTGGGGAGCCTACTGTACCCCGAGCCCTGGAGCGCTCCGGGCTGCCCCCCGACCAAGAAGCAGTCCCTGACTGCTCCCCGCGGCAGCTCGACCTTGAACGAGCCCTTGCGCCCCTTGTACCCCGCCACCGCGGACTCTCCGAGCGGGGAGGATGCACCTGGTCTTTTGGCCTCTTTTGCCTCCTTCTTCTCAGACTGCGCTCTGCCCCCGCCGCCACCACCCCACCAAGTGTCCTACGATTATAGCTCCGGCTACGGCCGCGCAGCTTACTCCAGCCTTTGGAGACCCGATGGGGCTTGGGAAGGGGCTCCCGGAGAGGAGGGGGCGCACCGGGACTGA